A stretch of Drosophila gunungcola strain Sukarami chromosome 3L unlocalized genomic scaffold, Dgunungcola_SK_2 000002F, whole genome shotgun sequence DNA encodes these proteins:
- the LOC128257719 gene encoding coiled-coil domain-containing protein 6, whose translation MESPCESESSLDGGTMLPPSPVSREQLQKRIESLTQQNKVLKAELDTFKTKCKVVQEENRCLKQASVIIQAKAEQEEEYISNTLLKKIQALKKEKETLAHHYEREEECLTNDLSRKLDQLRQEKCKLEQTLEQEQECLVNKLMRKIEKLQAETDNKQTNLEQLRREMVELENTLEQEQEALVNKLWKRMDKLETEKRSLQIKLDQPVSDPTTPRDITNNAHANGGDTATSLSAHIQILRSEVLRYRSDLAAAQKEATIKTQQYALEEKSIREENARLQRKLKQEVERREALCRHLSESESSLEMDEERFYNESLMAGGSSAAASAAAAAAASAVSAQRQRTISSPVSHSPSSSRPLSPGTAGQNRCYACGQLVNRRASERFIKPALPTPMLGLNTSAPNVLTSTNPLLGILGSGSSSSASVSAGNAAGGFLSNLGGERLSLGSMPSAGSSATFLAGGGGGGLLAQLTGNSSASSSSSNLMNISLNNSSSGNMVNSSSNSSLSAFTPTNPPSSAATAFIQPASPMDTSTCKD comes from the exons ATGGAGAGTCCTTGTGAATCGGAGAGCTCGCTGGACGGCGGCACCATGCTGCCCCCGAGTCCAGTTTCCCGGGAGCAGCTCCAGAAGAGGATCGAGTCGCTGACCCAGCAGAACAA GGTGCTGAAAGCCGAGCTGGACACCTTCAAGACCAAGTGCAAGGTGGTGCAGGAGGAGAATCGTTGTCTCAAACAGGCATCTGTAATCATT CAAGCCAAAGCCGAGCAGGAGGAGGAATACATCTCCAACACACTTCTGAAGAAGATACAGGCGCTCAAAAAGGAGAAGGAGACGTTGGCGCATCACTACGAGCGCGAGGAGGAGTGCCTGACCAACGACCTCTCCCGCAAGCTTGACCAGCTGCGCCAGGAGAAGTGTAAGCTGGAGCAGACACtcgagcaggagcaggagtgCCTCGTGAACAAGCTGATGCGCAAAATCGAGAAGCTCCAGGCGGAGACGGACAACAAGCAGACGAACCTTGAACAGCTGCGCCGCGAAATGGTCGAGCTGGAGAACACGCTAGAACAGGAGCAAGAGGCGCTCGTAAACAAGCTGTGGAAGCGCATGGACAAGCTGGAGACCGAAAAGCGTTCTCTACAGATCAAGCTGGATCAGCCCGTTTCCGATCCGACTACGCCACGAGACATCACGAACAATGCCCATGCGAACGGCGGCGACACGGCCACCAGTTTGAGTGCCCACATCCAGATTCTGCGCTCCGAGGTGCTCCGTTATCGCTCCGACCTAGCCGCCGCCCAGAAGGAGGCCACCATCAAGACGCAGCAGTATGCGCTGGAGGAGAAGTCCATACGCGAAGAAAACGCCCGTCTGCAGCGCAAGCTCAAGCAGGAGGTGGAGCGACGCGAGGCCCTGTGCCGGCACCTCTCCGAGTCGGAATCGTCGCTGGAAATGGACGAGGAACGCTTCTACAACGAGAGTCTGATGGCGGGCGGTTCCTCCGCCGCAGCgtcggcggcagcggcggccgCTGCATCGGCAGTCAGTGCCCAGCGTCAGCGCACAATCAGCAGTCCCGTCTCCCACAGTCCCTCGAGCAGCCGGCCCCTCAGTCCGGGCACGGCCGGCCAGAACCGCTGCTACGCCTGCGGCCAGTTGGTG AATCGTCGTGCCAGCGAGCGCTTCATCAAGCCAGCACTGCCAACGCCCATGCTGGGCCTCAACACTTCCGCACCAAATGTGCTGACCTCCACGAACCCGCTGCTCGGCATTTTGGGCAGCGGCAGCTCCTCTTCGGCGTCCGTGTCAGCTGGGAATGCCGCTGGCGGCTTTCTCTCGAACCTGGGCGGCGAACGCCTGAGCCTGGGCTCGATGCCTTCGGCGGGCAGCAGCGCCACCTTTTTGGCtggcggtggaggaggaggactgCTGGCCCAGCTCACGGGCAACTCCAGtgcctcgtcgtcgtcgtccaaTCTGATGAACATCAGCCTGAACAACTCGTCCAGCGGCAACATggtcaacagcagcagcaactcctCACTGTCGGCGTTCACGCCAACCAATCCGCCCAGCTCGGCGGCTACGGCCTTCATCCAACCGGCCAGTCCCATGGACACGTCCACCTGCAAGGATTAG